The following proteins are co-located in the Sporosarcina pasteurii genome:
- a CDS encoding ThiF family adenylyltransferase produces the protein MEKRYSRQTLFTPIGDEGQRQLTESTVLIIGCGALGTATSETLVRAGVKKLIIADRDYVEPSNLQRQQLFTEQDAIDGMPKVIAAKRRLTKIRSDIEIETVLDHIDGPLIERLSKDVHLILDATDNFETRLAINDIAWKREIPWVYGACVGSLSTVFSFIPGETPCFRCLLPALPAVNETCDTAGIIAPAVQITAAHQSAEALKWLSGNRGAMRTKMLTYDCWHNTSVEAGMTRLKRDLCETCGPNPSFPALQKETGTSFGVLCGRKTVQVIPDKDRLLTLDEVEAVAKRLNQPYKKTPYFVEMKVNDYRCVIFANGRLLIHGLKDIQQGRKMYHQFFG, from the coding sequence TTGGAAAAACGTTATTCGAGACAAACTTTATTTACGCCGATTGGTGATGAAGGGCAACGACAACTTACCGAATCGACTGTCCTAATCATCGGTTGTGGAGCGCTCGGTACGGCAACGTCTGAAACGCTAGTCCGAGCAGGTGTTAAGAAATTAATCATTGCGGATAGAGATTACGTTGAACCGTCTAATTTACAAAGGCAACAATTATTTACTGAACAAGATGCGATTGATGGGATGCCAAAAGTCATTGCAGCAAAACGTCGTTTAACAAAAATTCGCTCCGATATTGAAATTGAGACGGTCTTGGATCATATTGATGGTCCATTAATCGAACGACTCAGTAAAGATGTTCATCTTATTCTTGATGCGACTGATAACTTTGAGACGAGATTAGCAATCAATGATATTGCATGGAAAAGAGAGATTCCATGGGTTTACGGGGCTTGTGTTGGGAGTTTAAGTACAGTTTTTTCTTTTATACCAGGGGAAACTCCTTGTTTTCGATGCTTACTACCAGCTCTCCCGGCCGTTAATGAAACTTGTGACACTGCGGGCATCATTGCACCAGCCGTCCAAATAACGGCCGCCCATCAAAGTGCAGAAGCGCTTAAATGGCTATCGGGGAATAGAGGGGCAATGCGGACGAAAATGCTGACGTATGACTGTTGGCATAATACGAGTGTCGAAGCGGGAATGACTCGCTTAAAAAGAGATCTATGCGAAACATGCGGACCCAATCCTAGTTTTCCGGCTTTACAAAAAGAAACAGGAACAAGTTTCGGTGTTCTTTGCGGGCGAAAAACCGTGCAAGTGATTCCAGATAAAGACCGCTTACTGACTTTAGATGAAGTGGAAGCAGTCGCCAAGCGTCTGAATCAGCCATATAAAAAAACGCCTTACTTTGTAGAAATGAAGGTAAATGATTACCGATGTGTTATTTTTGCGAATGGGCGCTTACTCATACATGGATTAAAAGATATTCAACAAGGACGGAAGATGTATCATCAATTTTTTGGTTAA